Proteins found in one Bicyclus anynana chromosome 26, ilBicAnyn1.1, whole genome shotgun sequence genomic segment:
- the LOC112057065 gene encoding zinc finger protein 569 isoform X4: MRCCVPFCRSTAANVPTAEGRRKDEGITFHGFPSEACLRAAWLRALGKQDTHLPDSAVVCSQHFLSDDFSETESGSRQIAPGAIPSTVLVCTMCLDSDSKQLPMSKYKLDEAYQQFIGLPLLQLCDRGNLQHTLCVRCAHRLINVTRFRDDSLRTRSLMKDLVEKHEVITNEHIQIINRDKEFVKTKLVITTLGADYCDLHIVEEQDEDKHTESEDTVHSGGGVVVKTDHNRDSLDYRNMEVKKEYDGVVVSHGPVSDSGTGLESTDDALRETVKGKLTERKQVVTVQELLKCENITYGCTVCAEDFLHEEDYYAHMNVHLQTSDAVSVCVTSQVCEPAAAASSGWHSAPLIEHKHAVQSLDDDSPTPTDLALPSGVPLPVRAAPNEDDTLKNICRELEINDSERNQLCDSNNEASTDINILTHAVKLNDVLNEPEKLLDIVNVDTAAKKCYTCDVCKKMFKQKWLLNKHMKSHTERKIFTCELCQYKCTYRNYLVRHMRSHTVKKNFSCTLCEYRCARRFRLLCHMRTHTGEKPYSCNICKFKSALFYGLVRHLRTHTGEKPYSCNLCGYKCKTKVTLRRHMTKHAGNTVAHTKPESTITHK, encoded by the exons ATGCGGTGTTGTGTGCCTTTCTGCAGGAGCACTGCAGCCAATGTGCCCACAGCAGAGGGCAGACGCAAGGACGAGGGGATTACTTTTCACGG TTTCCCTAGTGAAGCATGTCTACGTGCAGCTTGGCTCAGAGCCCTCGGCAAACAAGACACTCACCTGCCAGACTCTGCTGTGGTCTGCTCGCAGCATTTTCTAAGTGATGACTTCAGTGAGACGGAAAGTGGCTCGAGGCAGATTGCTCCTGGCGCCATTCCTTCAACAGTGCTG GTATGCACAATGTGCCTGGACAGTGACAGCAAGCAGTTGCCAATGAGTAAATACAAGTTGGATGAGGCATACCAACAGTTTATTGGTCTTCCT TTGTTACAGTTGTGTGATCGAGGGAACCTGCAACACACACTTTGTGTACGATGTGCTCACAGACTGATAAACGTCACCAGATTTAGAGACGACAGCTTGAGAACCCGCTCACTGATGAAGGACTTAGTTGAGAAACATGAAGTT ATAACAAACGaacatatacaaataataaaccgAGACAAAGAATTTGtaaaaaccaaattagtgaTTACAACCCTCGGAGCAGACTATTGTGACTTACACATTGTAGAAGAGCAGGACGAAGACAAACACACTGAATCAGAAGACACTGTACACAGTGGTGGTGGAGTGGTCGTGAAAACTGATCACAATCGTGACTCGTTAGATTATAGAAATATGGAAGTGAAAAAGGAATATGATGGAGTTGTAGTATCTCATGGACCAGTGTCGGACTCTGGCACTGGGTTGGAGTCAACTGATGATGCTCTCCGGGAGACTGTCAAAGGGAAACTCACTGAAAGGAAACAAGTGGTTACAGTACAGGAATTGTTGAAGTGCGAAAACATTACTTATGGATGTACAGTTTGTGCGGAGGATTTTCTCCATGAAGAAGATTACTATGCTCATATGAACGTGCATCTTCAG ACCAGCGATGCTGTCAGTGTATGTGTGACGTCACAAGTGTGTGAGCCTGCTGCAGCTGCGAGCTCTGGCTGGCACTCGGCGCCCCTCATTGAGCACAA GCATGCAGTTCAGAGCCTGGACGATGACTCTCCCACTCCCACAGACTTGGCTCTACCTTCAG GTGTTCCTTTGCCTGTGAGAGCTGCTCCTAACGAAGACGATACATTGAAGAACATTTGTAGagaacttgaaataaatgacagCGAACGAAACCAGTTGTGTGATAGCAACAACGAAGCTAGCACAGACATCAACATTCTCACACATGCAGTCAAACTAAATGATGTACTCAATGAACCTGAGAAATTACTTGATATCGTAAATGTTGATACTGCCGCCAAGAAATGCTATACTTGTGATGTTtgcaaaaaaatgtttaaacaaaAATGGCTCTTAAATAAACACATGAAGTCTCACACTGAAAGGAAAATATTCACTTGCGAGCTTTGTCAATACAAATGCACCTACAGAAATTATTTAGTGCGTCATATGCGATCTCACACtgttaaaaagaatttttcttgTACTTTATGCGAGTACAGATGTGCTCGAAGATTTCGCTTATTATgtcatatgcgaactcacactggtgaaaagccttattcctGTAATATATGTAAGTTTAAGAGTGCACTATTCTATGGCCTAGTTAGACATCTgagaactcacactggtgagaaaccTTATTCTTGCAACTTATGCGGGTACAAATGTAAAACTAAGGTTACCCTCCGGCGGCACATGACCAAGCACGCTGGCAACACTGTAGCACACACAAAACCAGAGTCAACGATAACACATAAGTAA
- the LOC112057065 gene encoding zinc finger protein ZFP2 isoform X2 translates to MRCCVPFCRSTAANVPTAEGRRKDEGITFHGFPSEACLRAAWLRALGKQDTHLPDSAVVCSQHFLSDDFSETESGSRQIAPGAIPSTVLVCTMCLDSDSKQLPMSKYKLDEAYQQFIGLPLCDRGNLQHTLCVRCAHRLINVTRFRDDSLRTRSLMKDLVEKHEVITNEHIQIINRDKEFVKTKLVITTLGADYCDLHIVEEQDEDKHTESEDTVHSGGGVVVKTDHNRDSLDYRNMEVKKEYDGVVVSHGPVSDSGTGLESTDDALRETVKGKLTERKQVVTVQELLKCENITYGCTVCAEDFLHEEDYYAHMNVHLQTSDAVSVCVTSQVCEPAAAASSGWHSAPLIEHKHAVQSLDDDSPTPTDLALPSGIPLPVRGAPNEDELKNSGRKLDINDRELNQLRDSNNEASTDINILTHAVKHNDVFNEPERLLDIVNVDASTKSQCQSASDVTGTQNVYNIANTFQSETDCLNNDTNIPLTSTAVNSLHTHNEKKCYICDVCRNMFKQKRLLVKHIKSHTESKIFTCEFCQCKCTNRSHLVRHMRTHTVKNPYSCTLCEYKCARNVHLVNHMRTHTGEKPYACNLCEYKCAHKHQLVCHMRTHTGEKPHSCNLCEYKCALKHQLVSHMRTHTGEKPYSCNLCKYKCANNSDLVSHMRTHTGEKPYSCTLCDFKCAVNSSLVTHMRSHTGEKPYCCNLCEYKCARKAYLVNHMRTHTGEKPYSCKLCEYKCAQKIYLVYHMRCHTGEKPYSCDLCDYKSTLKNNLVYHMRTHTGEKPYSCTLCEYKCAVNGNLVTHMRTHTGVKPYSCHLCKYKCAQKINLVYHMRSHTGKKYSCNLCNFICSENSKLVVHMRIHTGE, encoded by the exons ATGCGGTGTTGTGTGCCTTTCTGCAGGAGCACTGCAGCCAATGTGCCCACAGCAGAGGGCAGACGCAAGGACGAGGGGATTACTTTTCACGG TTTCCCTAGTGAAGCATGTCTACGTGCAGCTTGGCTCAGAGCCCTCGGCAAACAAGACACTCACCTGCCAGACTCTGCTGTGGTCTGCTCGCAGCATTTTCTAAGTGATGACTTCAGTGAGACGGAAAGTGGCTCGAGGCAGATTGCTCCTGGCGCCATTCCTTCAACAGTGCTG GTATGCACAATGTGCCTGGACAGTGACAGCAAGCAGTTGCCAATGAGTAAATACAAGTTGGATGAGGCATACCAACAGTTTATTGGTCTTCCT TTGTGTGATCGAGGGAACCTGCAACACACACTTTGTGTACGATGTGCTCACAGACTGATAAACGTCACCAGATTTAGAGACGACAGCTTGAGAACCCGCTCACTGATGAAGGACTTAGTTGAGAAACATGAAGTT ATAACAAACGaacatatacaaataataaaccgAGACAAAGAATTTGtaaaaaccaaattagtgaTTACAACCCTCGGAGCAGACTATTGTGACTTACACATTGTAGAAGAGCAGGACGAAGACAAACACACTGAATCAGAAGACACTGTACACAGTGGTGGTGGAGTGGTCGTGAAAACTGATCACAATCGTGACTCGTTAGATTATAGAAATATGGAAGTGAAAAAGGAATATGATGGAGTTGTAGTATCTCATGGACCAGTGTCGGACTCTGGCACTGGGTTGGAGTCAACTGATGATGCTCTCCGGGAGACTGTCAAAGGGAAACTCACTGAAAGGAAACAAGTGGTTACAGTACAGGAATTGTTGAAGTGCGAAAACATTACTTATGGATGTACAGTTTGTGCGGAGGATTTTCTCCATGAAGAAGATTACTATGCTCATATGAACGTGCATCTTCAG ACCAGCGATGCTGTCAGTGTATGTGTGACGTCACAAGTGTGTGAGCCTGCTGCAGCTGCGAGCTCTGGCTGGCACTCGGCGCCCCTCATTGAGCACAA GCATGCAGTTCAGAGCCTGGACGATGACTCTCCCACTCCCACAGACTTGGCTCTACCTTCAG GTATTCCTTTGCCTGTGAGAGGTGCACCTAACGAAGATGAATTGAAGAACAGTGGACGAAAACTTGATATAAATGACAGAGAACTAAACCAGTTGCGTGATAGCAACAACGAAGCTAGCACAGACATCAACATTCTCACACATGCAGTCAAACATAATGATGTATTCAATGAACCTGAGAGACTACTTGATATCGTAAATGTTGATGCCTCTACTAAGTCTCAATGTCAGAGTGCGAGTGACGTCACCGGGACACAGAACGTATATAATATAGCAAACACTTTCCAGAGTGAAACTGATTGCTTGAATAATGACACTAATATACCATTAACAAGCACAGCAGTAAATAGTTTACACACACATAATGAGAAGAAATGCTATATTTGTGATGTATGCAGAAAtatgtttaaacaaaaaaggCTTTTAGTTAAACACATAAAGTCTCACACTGAAAGTAAAATATTCACTTGCGAGTTTTGTCAATGCAAATGCACCAACAGAAGTCATTTAGTGCgtcatatgcgaactcacactgtTAAAAATCCTTATTCTTGTACTTTATGCGAGTACAAATGTGCTCGCAACGTTCACTTAGTGAAtcatatgcgaactcacactggtgagaagccatATGCTTGTAACTTATGCGAGTACAAATGTGCTCATAAACATCAGTTAGTGTgtcatatgcgaactcacactggcGAGAAGCCTCATTCTTGTAACTTATGCGAGTACAAATGTGCTCTTAAACACCAGTTAGTGTCtcatatgcgaactcacactggtgagaagccttattcttgtaacTTGTGCAAGTACAAATGTGCTAATAATAGCGACTTAGTCAgtcatatgcgaactcacactggtgagaagccttattcttgtacTCTATGTGACTTTAAATGTGCAGTTAATAGTAGCCTAGTGACACATATGCGAtctcacactggtgagaagccttatTGTTGTAACTTATGCGAGTACAAATGTGCTCGAAAAGCTTACTTAGTGAAtcatatgcgaactcacactggtgagaagccttattcttgtaaaTTATGCGAGTACAAATGtgctcaaaaaatatatttagtgtaTCATATGCGATGtcacactggtgagaaaccTTATTCTTGTGACTTATGCGATTACAAATCTACTCTAAAGAACAACTTAGTGTAtcatatgcgaactcacactggtgagaagccttattcttgtacGCTATGTGAGTATAAATGTGCAGTAAACGGTAACCTAGTGACacatatgcgaactcacactggtgtGAAGCCTTATTCTTGTCACTTGTGCAAGTACAAATGTGCTCAAAAAATTAACTTAGTATATCACATGCGATCTCACACTGGTAAGAAGTATTcttgtaatttatgtaatttcatATGTTCTGAAAATAGTAAATTAGTAGTTCATATGCGAATCCACACTGGTGAGTAG
- the LOC112057065 gene encoding zinc finger protein ZFP2 isoform X1, whose amino-acid sequence MRCCVPFCRSTAANVPTAEGRRKDEGITFHGFPSEACLRAAWLRALGKQDTHLPDSAVVCSQHFLSDDFSETESGSRQIAPGAIPSTVLVCTMCLDSDSKQLPMSKYKLDEAYQQFIGLPLLQLCDRGNLQHTLCVRCAHRLINVTRFRDDSLRTRSLMKDLVEKHEVITNEHIQIINRDKEFVKTKLVITTLGADYCDLHIVEEQDEDKHTESEDTVHSGGGVVVKTDHNRDSLDYRNMEVKKEYDGVVVSHGPVSDSGTGLESTDDALRETVKGKLTERKQVVTVQELLKCENITYGCTVCAEDFLHEEDYYAHMNVHLQTSDAVSVCVTSQVCEPAAAASSGWHSAPLIEHKHAVQSLDDDSPTPTDLALPSGIPLPVRGAPNEDELKNSGRKLDINDRELNQLRDSNNEASTDINILTHAVKHNDVFNEPERLLDIVNVDASTKSQCQSASDVTGTQNVYNIANTFQSETDCLNNDTNIPLTSTAVNSLHTHNEKKCYICDVCRNMFKQKRLLVKHIKSHTESKIFTCEFCQCKCTNRSHLVRHMRTHTVKNPYSCTLCEYKCARNVHLVNHMRTHTGEKPYACNLCEYKCAHKHQLVCHMRTHTGEKPHSCNLCEYKCALKHQLVSHMRTHTGEKPYSCNLCKYKCANNSDLVSHMRTHTGEKPYSCTLCDFKCAVNSSLVTHMRSHTGEKPYCCNLCEYKCARKAYLVNHMRTHTGEKPYSCKLCEYKCAQKIYLVYHMRCHTGEKPYSCDLCDYKSTLKNNLVYHMRTHTGEKPYSCTLCEYKCAVNGNLVTHMRTHTGVKPYSCHLCKYKCAQKINLVYHMRSHTGKKYSCNLCNFICSENSKLVVHMRIHTGE is encoded by the exons ATGCGGTGTTGTGTGCCTTTCTGCAGGAGCACTGCAGCCAATGTGCCCACAGCAGAGGGCAGACGCAAGGACGAGGGGATTACTTTTCACGG TTTCCCTAGTGAAGCATGTCTACGTGCAGCTTGGCTCAGAGCCCTCGGCAAACAAGACACTCACCTGCCAGACTCTGCTGTGGTCTGCTCGCAGCATTTTCTAAGTGATGACTTCAGTGAGACGGAAAGTGGCTCGAGGCAGATTGCTCCTGGCGCCATTCCTTCAACAGTGCTG GTATGCACAATGTGCCTGGACAGTGACAGCAAGCAGTTGCCAATGAGTAAATACAAGTTGGATGAGGCATACCAACAGTTTATTGGTCTTCCT TTGTTACAGTTGTGTGATCGAGGGAACCTGCAACACACACTTTGTGTACGATGTGCTCACAGACTGATAAACGTCACCAGATTTAGAGACGACAGCTTGAGAACCCGCTCACTGATGAAGGACTTAGTTGAGAAACATGAAGTT ATAACAAACGaacatatacaaataataaaccgAGACAAAGAATTTGtaaaaaccaaattagtgaTTACAACCCTCGGAGCAGACTATTGTGACTTACACATTGTAGAAGAGCAGGACGAAGACAAACACACTGAATCAGAAGACACTGTACACAGTGGTGGTGGAGTGGTCGTGAAAACTGATCACAATCGTGACTCGTTAGATTATAGAAATATGGAAGTGAAAAAGGAATATGATGGAGTTGTAGTATCTCATGGACCAGTGTCGGACTCTGGCACTGGGTTGGAGTCAACTGATGATGCTCTCCGGGAGACTGTCAAAGGGAAACTCACTGAAAGGAAACAAGTGGTTACAGTACAGGAATTGTTGAAGTGCGAAAACATTACTTATGGATGTACAGTTTGTGCGGAGGATTTTCTCCATGAAGAAGATTACTATGCTCATATGAACGTGCATCTTCAG ACCAGCGATGCTGTCAGTGTATGTGTGACGTCACAAGTGTGTGAGCCTGCTGCAGCTGCGAGCTCTGGCTGGCACTCGGCGCCCCTCATTGAGCACAA GCATGCAGTTCAGAGCCTGGACGATGACTCTCCCACTCCCACAGACTTGGCTCTACCTTCAG GTATTCCTTTGCCTGTGAGAGGTGCACCTAACGAAGATGAATTGAAGAACAGTGGACGAAAACTTGATATAAATGACAGAGAACTAAACCAGTTGCGTGATAGCAACAACGAAGCTAGCACAGACATCAACATTCTCACACATGCAGTCAAACATAATGATGTATTCAATGAACCTGAGAGACTACTTGATATCGTAAATGTTGATGCCTCTACTAAGTCTCAATGTCAGAGTGCGAGTGACGTCACCGGGACACAGAACGTATATAATATAGCAAACACTTTCCAGAGTGAAACTGATTGCTTGAATAATGACACTAATATACCATTAACAAGCACAGCAGTAAATAGTTTACACACACATAATGAGAAGAAATGCTATATTTGTGATGTATGCAGAAAtatgtttaaacaaaaaaggCTTTTAGTTAAACACATAAAGTCTCACACTGAAAGTAAAATATTCACTTGCGAGTTTTGTCAATGCAAATGCACCAACAGAAGTCATTTAGTGCgtcatatgcgaactcacactgtTAAAAATCCTTATTCTTGTACTTTATGCGAGTACAAATGTGCTCGCAACGTTCACTTAGTGAAtcatatgcgaactcacactggtgagaagccatATGCTTGTAACTTATGCGAGTACAAATGTGCTCATAAACATCAGTTAGTGTgtcatatgcgaactcacactggcGAGAAGCCTCATTCTTGTAACTTATGCGAGTACAAATGTGCTCTTAAACACCAGTTAGTGTCtcatatgcgaactcacactggtgagaagccttattcttgtaacTTGTGCAAGTACAAATGTGCTAATAATAGCGACTTAGTCAgtcatatgcgaactcacactggtgagaagccttattcttgtacTCTATGTGACTTTAAATGTGCAGTTAATAGTAGCCTAGTGACACATATGCGAtctcacactggtgagaagccttatTGTTGTAACTTATGCGAGTACAAATGTGCTCGAAAAGCTTACTTAGTGAAtcatatgcgaactcacactggtgagaagccttattcttgtaaaTTATGCGAGTACAAATGtgctcaaaaaatatatttagtgtaTCATATGCGATGtcacactggtgagaaaccTTATTCTTGTGACTTATGCGATTACAAATCTACTCTAAAGAACAACTTAGTGTAtcatatgcgaactcacactggtgagaagccttattcttgtacGCTATGTGAGTATAAATGTGCAGTAAACGGTAACCTAGTGACacatatgcgaactcacactggtgtGAAGCCTTATTCTTGTCACTTGTGCAAGTACAAATGTGCTCAAAAAATTAACTTAGTATATCACATGCGATCTCACACTGGTAAGAAGTATTcttgtaatttatgtaatttcatATGTTCTGAAAATAGTAAATTAGTAGTTCATATGCGAATCCACACTGGTGAGTAG
- the LOC112057065 gene encoding zinc finger protein ZFP2 isoform X3 — MKDLVEKHEVITNEHIQIINRDKEFVKTKLVITTLGADYCDLHIVEEQDEDKHTESEDTVHSGGGVVVKTDHNRDSLDYRNMEVKKEYDGVVVSHGPVSDSGTGLESTDDALRETVKGKLTERKQVVTVQELLKCENITYGCTVCAEDFLHEEDYYAHMNVHLQTSDAVSVCVTSQVCEPAAAASSGWHSAPLIEHKHAVQSLDDDSPTPTDLALPSGIPLPVRGAPNEDELKNSGRKLDINDRELNQLRDSNNEASTDINILTHAVKHNDVFNEPERLLDIVNVDASTKSQCQSASDVTGTQNVYNIANTFQSETDCLNNDTNIPLTSTAVNSLHTHNEKKCYICDVCRNMFKQKRLLVKHIKSHTESKIFTCEFCQCKCTNRSHLVRHMRTHTVKNPYSCTLCEYKCARNVHLVNHMRTHTGEKPYACNLCEYKCAHKHQLVCHMRTHTGEKPHSCNLCEYKCALKHQLVSHMRTHTGEKPYSCNLCKYKCANNSDLVSHMRTHTGEKPYSCTLCDFKCAVNSSLVTHMRSHTGEKPYCCNLCEYKCARKAYLVNHMRTHTGEKPYSCKLCEYKCAQKIYLVYHMRCHTGEKPYSCDLCDYKSTLKNNLVYHMRTHTGEKPYSCTLCEYKCAVNGNLVTHMRTHTGVKPYSCHLCKYKCAQKINLVYHMRSHTGKKYSCNLCNFICSENSKLVVHMRIHTGE; from the exons ATGAAGGACTTAGTTGAGAAACATGAAGTT ATAACAAACGaacatatacaaataataaaccgAGACAAAGAATTTGtaaaaaccaaattagtgaTTACAACCCTCGGAGCAGACTATTGTGACTTACACATTGTAGAAGAGCAGGACGAAGACAAACACACTGAATCAGAAGACACTGTACACAGTGGTGGTGGAGTGGTCGTGAAAACTGATCACAATCGTGACTCGTTAGATTATAGAAATATGGAAGTGAAAAAGGAATATGATGGAGTTGTAGTATCTCATGGACCAGTGTCGGACTCTGGCACTGGGTTGGAGTCAACTGATGATGCTCTCCGGGAGACTGTCAAAGGGAAACTCACTGAAAGGAAACAAGTGGTTACAGTACAGGAATTGTTGAAGTGCGAAAACATTACTTATGGATGTACAGTTTGTGCGGAGGATTTTCTCCATGAAGAAGATTACTATGCTCATATGAACGTGCATCTTCAG ACCAGCGATGCTGTCAGTGTATGTGTGACGTCACAAGTGTGTGAGCCTGCTGCAGCTGCGAGCTCTGGCTGGCACTCGGCGCCCCTCATTGAGCACAA GCATGCAGTTCAGAGCCTGGACGATGACTCTCCCACTCCCACAGACTTGGCTCTACCTTCAG GTATTCCTTTGCCTGTGAGAGGTGCACCTAACGAAGATGAATTGAAGAACAGTGGACGAAAACTTGATATAAATGACAGAGAACTAAACCAGTTGCGTGATAGCAACAACGAAGCTAGCACAGACATCAACATTCTCACACATGCAGTCAAACATAATGATGTATTCAATGAACCTGAGAGACTACTTGATATCGTAAATGTTGATGCCTCTACTAAGTCTCAATGTCAGAGTGCGAGTGACGTCACCGGGACACAGAACGTATATAATATAGCAAACACTTTCCAGAGTGAAACTGATTGCTTGAATAATGACACTAATATACCATTAACAAGCACAGCAGTAAATAGTTTACACACACATAATGAGAAGAAATGCTATATTTGTGATGTATGCAGAAAtatgtttaaacaaaaaaggCTTTTAGTTAAACACATAAAGTCTCACACTGAAAGTAAAATATTCACTTGCGAGTTTTGTCAATGCAAATGCACCAACAGAAGTCATTTAGTGCgtcatatgcgaactcacactgtTAAAAATCCTTATTCTTGTACTTTATGCGAGTACAAATGTGCTCGCAACGTTCACTTAGTGAAtcatatgcgaactcacactggtgagaagccatATGCTTGTAACTTATGCGAGTACAAATGTGCTCATAAACATCAGTTAGTGTgtcatatgcgaactcacactggcGAGAAGCCTCATTCTTGTAACTTATGCGAGTACAAATGTGCTCTTAAACACCAGTTAGTGTCtcatatgcgaactcacactggtgagaagccttattcttgtaacTTGTGCAAGTACAAATGTGCTAATAATAGCGACTTAGTCAgtcatatgcgaactcacactggtgagaagccttattcttgtacTCTATGTGACTTTAAATGTGCAGTTAATAGTAGCCTAGTGACACATATGCGAtctcacactggtgagaagccttatTGTTGTAACTTATGCGAGTACAAATGTGCTCGAAAAGCTTACTTAGTGAAtcatatgcgaactcacactggtgagaagccttattcttgtaaaTTATGCGAGTACAAATGtgctcaaaaaatatatttagtgtaTCATATGCGATGtcacactggtgagaaaccTTATTCTTGTGACTTATGCGATTACAAATCTACTCTAAAGAACAACTTAGTGTAtcatatgcgaactcacactggtgagaagccttattcttgtacGCTATGTGAGTATAAATGTGCAGTAAACGGTAACCTAGTGACacatatgcgaactcacactggtgtGAAGCCTTATTCTTGTCACTTGTGCAAGTACAAATGTGCTCAAAAAATTAACTTAGTATATCACATGCGATCTCACACTGGTAAGAAGTATTcttgtaatttatgtaatttcatATGTTCTGAAAATAGTAAATTAGTAGTTCATATGCGAATCCACACTGGTGAGTAG
- the LOC112050788 gene encoding zinc finger protein 260-like isoform X2, whose amino-acid sequence MHSGADKVVVKSEVSDDYVLLDEKVEVKIEYDEFVASHAQCSVSTERIKCEPESPADAFQEALQWKQTPSSSTVAEHVGREQDLLKCDISFGCTICLEDFPHEDDYYAHMNMHLQNSNADSKGARSRVCEPRAAVSSGGHSTHLEDKHAVQSLDDDSPPPTDLAQPSGIPLFVTPAAEEDDTLKNNRKEHDINKSRQQVDTTSTKSHCQATSENDVTPTQNKLDISNTLLSETDCLNTDSNIQCTNSVNSLHTHNENKWFTCNVCKYMFKQKKLLDRHLKSHTESEMFTCKLCQYKSANKNDLVTHVSTHTGEKAYSCNLRKYKCARNTELVNYKRPHTGEKSYSCHLCEFKCTTKSYLVVHMRTHTGEKPYSCQICDFKCSQNSALLIHIRIHSGEKPYSCTLCDYKCARKTDLVSHKRTHTGEKPYSCHLCEFKCSTKSILVIHMRSHTGEKPYSCNLCKFKCTTKSYLVVHMRTHTGEKPYSCQLCDYKCSQNSSLVKHIRTHNSGKTYSCELCDYKCARHSLFMQHFVTH is encoded by the exons ATGCACTCTGGAGCTGATAAAGTTGTTGTGAAATCTGAAGTAAGCGATGACTATGTGCTGTTAGATGAAAAGGTGGAAGTGAAGATTGAATATGATGAGTTTGTTGCGTCTCATGCCCAGTGCTCAGTGTCTACGGAGAGAATTAAGTGTGAACCAGAATCACCGGCCGATGCTTTCCAGGAAGCTCTTCAATGGAAACAAACTCCTTCGAGCTCCACAGTTGCTGAACATGTAGGTAGAGAACAGGATTTGTTGAAGTGTGATATTAGTTTTGGATGCACAATTTGTTTAGAGGATTTTCCCCATGAAGACGATTACTATGCACACATGAACATGCATCTTCAG AACAGCAATGCTGACAGTAAAGGTGCGAGGTCACGAGTGTgtgagcctcgtgcagctgtgagctcTGGCGGGCACTCGACGCACCTTGAGGACAA GCATGCAGTTCAGAGCCTGGACGATGACTCTCCCCCTCCCACAGACTTGGCTCAACCTTCAG GTATACCATTATTTGTGACACCTGCAGCCGAAGAAGATGATACACTGAAGAATAATAGAAAAGAACATGATATAAACAAAAGCAGGCAACAAGTAGATACCACCTCTACAAAGTCTCATTGTCAGGCTACAAGTGAGAATGACGTCACTCCGACTCAAAACAAACTTGATATATCAAACACTTTGCTAAGTGAAACTGATTGCTTGAATACTGACAGTAATATACAATGCACCAACTCAGTAAatagtttacacacacacaatgaGAACAAATGGTTTACTTGTAATGTTTGCAAGTAtatgtttaaacaaaaaaagctcTTAGATAGACATTTAAAATCTCACACTGAAAGTGAAATGTTTACTTGCAAGCTTTGTCAATACAAATCTGCCAACAAAAATGATCTAGTGACACATGTGAGTACTCATACTGGTGAAAAGGCTTATTCTTGTAACTTACGTAAGTATAAATGTGCACGAAATACTGAATTAGTGAATTATAAGCGacctcacactggtgaaaagtcATATTCATGTCATTTATGTGAGTTCAAATGTACTACAAAATCTTACTTAGTTGTTCATATGCgtactcacactggtgaaaagccatatTCATGTCAAATTTGTGATTTCAAATGTTCTCAAAATAGTGCACTATTGATACATATACGAATTCACTcaggtgaaaagccttattcttgtacCCTATGtgattataaatgtgcacgaaAAACTGACTTAGTGAGTCACAagcgaactcacactggtgaaaagccatatTCTTGTCATTTATGCGAGTTCAAATGCAGTACAAAATCTATTCTTGTTATCCATATGCGatctcacactggtgaaaaaccaTATTCCTGTAATTTGTGTAAGTTCAAATGTACTACAAAATCTTACTTGGTTGTACATATGCgtactcacactggtgaaaagccatatTCATGTCAACTTTGCGATTACAAATGTTCTCAAAATAGTAGCCTAGTGAAGCATATTAGAACTCACAATAGTGGAAAAACTTACTCTTGTGAGCTGTGTGACTATAAATGTGCACGACACAGTTTATTCATGCAGCACTTCGTCACACACTAG